In Leishmania braziliensis MHOM/BR/75/M2904 complete genome, chromosome 18, the following proteins share a genomic window:
- a CDS encoding putative phosphatidic acid phosphatase — MWVLLQAFSVALSVMIVNALKVYAGRLRPDFLSRLRNEGFNASSVGVDWCTVANEGRLSFPSGHSSAGFSAFVPLCFYVLHSLHAFRRSGVSLWRILIGLTPLILPITVAVSRTRDNRHNFDDILAGSLIGIFTALVAVRATMVVNYGTGQLTPRFAYYA; from the coding sequence AtgtgggtgctgctgcaggccttCTCCGTCGCCTTGTCCGTGATGATAGTGAACGCGCTGAAGGTCTACGCCGGTCGACTGCGGCCCGACTTTCTTTCCCGCCTCCGCAACGAGGGCTTCAACGCCAGCAGCGTGGGCGTGGACTGGTGCACTGTGGCCAACGAGGGCCGCCTATCGTTTCCATccggccacagcagcgcgggcttctctgccttcgTTCCGCTTTGCTTTTACGTGCTGCACTCGCTGCATGCGTttcgccgcagcggtgtgtCGTTGTGGCGCATCCTGATCGGTCTTACTCCACTCATCCTCCCCATCACCGTGGCGGTATCGCGGACGCGTGATAACCGCCATAACTTCGACGACATCCTCGCAGGCAGCCTGATCGGCATCTTCACCGCTTTGGTTGCTGTGAGGGCGACAATGGTGGTGAATTATGGCACGGGCCAGTTGACGCCCCGGTTTGCCTACTATGCCTAG